One Defluviimonas sp. SAOS-178_SWC DNA window includes the following coding sequences:
- a CDS encoding extracellular solute-binding protein: protein MRPDFFIRFGCALTLGLGLLAGPAVQAEPQHGIAMYGRPALPPDFVSLPYANPDAPKGGRIVFGEPGGFDSLNPYILKGNAPWGLGIHTVETLMGRSIDEPFSLYGLLAESVETDADRNWVEFTLRPEARFSDGSPVTVEDVMWSYETLGTVGHPRYKGTWSKVASMEQTGARSVRFTFNAPDRELALLMGIRPILKKAQWEGKDFAESSLDVPMGTGPYVVADFEPGRFITFKRNPDYWGKDLAFNKGQNNFDEIRYDYFGDGDVVFQAFTAGETTSLREANSAKWASQYDFAAIQSGEVVKSEIANQRPSGITGLVMNTRNPIFADWRVREAMILAFNFEFINQTLNGGTEPRITSYFSNSVLGMGHGPATGRVAELLAPYAADLPPGTIEGYALPEGNAAKALDRGNLRKAIALLEEAGWSVQDGALRNAGGAPFEFEIVLSSGATETQTITDIYVEALKTLGITPRVTSVDSAQYKERTNNYQFDMAWYTRSLSLSPGNEQMLYWGANGVAEPGSRNWMGMNSPAAEAMVAEMTGARSQEDFIAATQALDRILTAGRYVIPVWFSKVSRIAHSAHLHYPERIPLYGDWPGFQPEVWWYEE from the coding sequence ATGCGACCGGATTTTTTCATTCGTTTCGGATGCGCGCTGACCCTCGGCCTTGGCCTTCTGGCCGGGCCGGCCGTGCAGGCCGAACCGCAGCACGGCATAGCTATGTATGGCCGCCCGGCGCTGCCACCCGATTTTGTGTCCCTGCCCTACGCAAACCCCGACGCACCGAAGGGCGGACGCATCGTTTTCGGCGAACCCGGCGGTTTCGATTCGCTCAACCCCTATATCCTGAAAGGCAACGCGCCCTGGGGCCTCGGCATCCACACGGTCGAGACATTGATGGGCCGGTCCATCGACGAGCCGTTCTCGCTCTACGGCCTTCTCGCCGAATCGGTGGAGACCGATGCGGACCGGAACTGGGTCGAATTCACCCTCCGCCCCGAAGCGCGATTCTCCGACGGCAGCCCCGTCACTGTCGAGGACGTGATGTGGAGCTACGAGACCCTCGGGACCGTCGGCCATCCCCGCTACAAAGGCACCTGGTCGAAGGTCGCGTCGATGGAACAGACCGGGGCGCGGTCGGTCCGCTTCACCTTCAACGCTCCCGACCGGGAACTGGCGCTTCTCATGGGAATACGGCCGATCCTGAAGAAGGCACAGTGGGAGGGCAAGGATTTCGCCGAAAGCTCGCTCGACGTGCCGATGGGCACCGGCCCCTATGTCGTCGCTGATTTCGAACCCGGCCGGTTCATCACCTTCAAGCGCAACCCCGACTATTGGGGCAAGGATCTTGCCTTCAACAAGGGCCAGAACAATTTCGACGAGATCCGCTACGACTATTTCGGCGATGGCGACGTGGTCTTCCAGGCCTTCACCGCCGGCGAGACGACGAGCCTGCGCGAGGCCAATTCGGCCAAGTGGGCCAGCCAGTACGATTTCGCCGCGATCCAGTCCGGTGAGGTGGTGAAATCCGAGATCGCGAACCAACGGCCTTCGGGGATCACCGGTCTCGTCATGAACACGCGCAACCCGATTTTCGCCGACTGGCGTGTGCGCGAGGCGATGATCCTCGCCTTCAACTTCGAATTCATCAACCAGACCCTGAACGGCGGCACCGAGCCGCGCATCACCTCGTATTTCTCGAACTCGGTTCTCGGCATGGGTCATGGGCCGGCGACCGGCCGGGTGGCGGAACTGCTCGCCCCCTATGCCGCCGACCTGCCGCCCGGCACGATCGAGGGCTATGCGCTGCCCGAGGGGAACGCCGCCAAGGCGCTCGACCGCGGCAATCTGAGAAAGGCCATCGCGCTTCTCGAAGAGGCCGGCTGGTCGGTGCAGGACGGCGCCCTCAGGAATGCCGGCGGCGCACCCTTCGAATTCGAGATTGTCCTGTCGTCCGGCGCGACCGAGACCCAGACGATCACCGACATCTATGTCGAGGCGCTGAAGACCCTCGGGATCACGCCCCGCGTGACCAGCGTCGACAGCGCCCAGTACAAGGAGCGCACCAACAACTACCAATTCGACATGGCCTGGTACACGCGCTCGCTCTCGCTCAGCCCCGGCAACGAGCAGATGCTTTACTGGGGCGCCAATGGTGTCGCCGAACCCGGCAGCCGCAACTGGATGGGCATGAACTCGCCCGCCGCCGAGGCGATGGTGGCCGAGATGACCGGCGCCCGCAGCCAGGAGGATTTCATCGCCGCGACGCAGGCGCTCGACCGCATCCTCACGGCGGGGCGCTATGTGATCCCCGTCTGGTTCTCGAAAGTGTCGCGGATCGCGCATTCGGCGCATCTTCACTACCCCGAGCGGATTCCGCTATACGGGGATTGGCCGGGCTTCCAGCCCGAAGTCTGGTGGTACGAAGAATAG
- a CDS encoding entericidin EcnA/B family protein, whose protein sequence is MRRLILIALLSGLAACNTIAGVGDDVSGGARTVQSWF, encoded by the coding sequence ATGCGCAGACTGATCCTCATCGCGCTCCTGTCCGGTCTCGCGGCCTGCAACACGATTGCGGGTGTCGGCGACGATGTTTCGGGCGGCGCGCGCACCGTGCAAAGCTGGTTCTGA
- a CDS encoding arsenate reductase ArsC, translating to MNILVLCTGNSARSILLEAILNRDGAGRVLAFSAGSKPAGRVHPRSLALLAAKGFDTAGLRSKSWDEFAGPDAPAMDLVITVCGSAAGETCPMWPGAPLRAHWGVEDPASTADADAPAAFEAAFSALNARAARFLGLPLETLDRATLSREIGAIGVEA from the coding sequence ATGAACATTCTTGTCCTCTGCACCGGCAACTCCGCCCGCTCGATCCTGCTCGAAGCGATCCTGAACCGTGACGGCGCCGGCCGCGTCCTGGCGTTCTCCGCCGGATCGAAACCGGCCGGGCGCGTCCACCCGCGCTCGCTGGCGCTGCTCGCGGCCAAGGGCTTCGACACGGCCGGGCTGCGCTCCAAAAGCTGGGATGAATTCGCCGGACCCGACGCGCCGGCGATGGACCTCGTGATCACCGTCTGCGGCTCGGCGGCGGGGGAGACCTGCCCGATGTGGCCCGGAGCGCCGCTTCGCGCCCATTGGGGGGTCGAGGATCCGGCCTCTACCGCCGATGCCGACGCCCCCGCAGCCTTTGAAGCCGCCTTCTCGGCACTGAACGCCCGAGCCGCGCGGTTTCTCGGCCTGCCCCTTGAAACCCTTGACCGGGCCACGCTTTCGCGGGAGATCGGAGCCATCGGAGTGGAGGCTTAG
- the arsB gene encoding ACR3 family arsenite efflux transporter produces MGIFERFLSVWVALCILAGVLLGLAFPGLFQLVAGLELHRVNLVVAAFIWIMIYPMMVQVDFAAIKDIGTRPRGLILTLVVNWLIKPFTMAALGWLFFRVVWADFVDPGTAGEYIAGMILLGVAPCTAMVFVWSQLTRGDPNYTLVQVSVNDVIMIFLFAPITAFLLGVTDIVVPWETLLLSVVLYVLLPLTAGIVTRRRLEARSDSHAVEAFLARMKPWSVIGLLATVVLLFGFQAGTILAQPLAIALIAVPLLIQSYGIFALAYVGAHVLRLPHTVAAPACMIATSNFFELAVAVAISLFGLESGAALATVVGVLVEVPVMLSLVWFANRTRGWFPAG; encoded by the coding sequence ATGGGCATTTTCGAACGGTTCCTGTCGGTCTGGGTGGCGCTCTGCATCCTTGCGGGCGTTCTTCTCGGTCTCGCCTTTCCGGGCCTTTTCCAGCTTGTCGCAGGGCTTGAGCTTCATCGGGTCAACCTTGTCGTCGCTGCCTTCATCTGGATCATGATCTACCCGATGATGGTCCAGGTCGATTTCGCCGCGATCAAGGATATCGGCACACGCCCGCGCGGCCTCATCCTGACGCTCGTCGTCAACTGGCTCATCAAGCCCTTCACCATGGCGGCGCTCGGCTGGCTCTTCTTCCGCGTCGTCTGGGCGGATTTCGTCGATCCCGGCACGGCCGGGGAATACATCGCCGGGATGATCCTTCTCGGCGTCGCGCCCTGCACCGCGATGGTCTTCGTCTGGAGCCAGCTGACGCGCGGCGATCCGAACTACACGCTCGTGCAGGTCTCGGTGAACGACGTGATCATGATCTTCCTCTTCGCGCCGATCACCGCCTTCCTGCTCGGCGTCACCGATATCGTCGTGCCGTGGGAGACGCTTCTTCTCTCCGTCGTGCTCTATGTGCTCCTGCCGCTCACCGCCGGGATCGTGACGCGCCGGCGGCTGGAGGCGCGGTCGGACAGCCACGCGGTCGAGGCGTTCCTCGCCCGGATGAAGCCCTGGTCCGTGATCGGGCTTCTCGCGACCGTCGTCCTCCTCTTCGGCTTTCAGGCCGGAACGATCCTTGCCCAGCCGCTGGCCATCGCGCTGATCGCGGTGCCACTTCTCATTCAGTCCTACGGCATCTTCGCGCTGGCCTATGTCGGCGCCCATGTGCTGCGGCTTCCGCACACCGTCGCGGCGCCCGCCTGCATGATTGCCACGTCGAACTTCTTCGAACTGGCGGTCGCCGTCGCGATCTCGCTCTTCGGGCTCGAGTCCGGGGCGGCGCTCGCCACCGTCGTCGGGGTCCTGGTCGAGGTGCCGGTGATGCTGTCGCTCGTCTGGTTCGCCAACCGCACACGGGGTTGGTTTCCGGCCGGCTGA
- the phoB gene encoding phosphate regulon transcriptional regulator PhoB, whose product MQAPTVLVVEDEPAQREVLAYNLEAEGFRVSQADNGEEALLLVAEETPDLIVLDWMLPSVSGIEVCRRLKSRPETKAVPIIMLSARSEEVDLVRGLETGADDYMVKPYSVVELMARVRTQLRRSRPSAMGEVLEYEDITLDPETHRVHRGGKVLKLGPTEFRLLTTFMEKPGRVWSREQLLDRVWGRDIYVDTRTVDVHVGRLRKALCIHGGEDPVRTVRGAGYALG is encoded by the coding sequence ATGCAGGCGCCGACGGTTCTTGTCGTTGAGGACGAACCCGCCCAACGGGAGGTTCTCGCCTACAACCTCGAAGCGGAAGGCTTCCGCGTCTCCCAGGCCGATAACGGCGAGGAGGCGCTGCTGCTTGTCGCCGAGGAAACGCCTGATCTGATCGTGCTCGATTGGATGCTGCCGAGCGTCTCCGGGATCGAGGTCTGCCGGCGGCTGAAATCGCGGCCCGAGACCAAGGCGGTGCCGATCATCATGCTCTCGGCCCGGTCGGAAGAGGTCGATCTGGTGCGGGGGCTTGAAACCGGCGCCGACGACTACATGGTCAAGCCCTATTCCGTGGTCGAACTGATGGCGCGGGTGCGCACGCAGCTTCGCCGCTCCCGTCCCTCGGCGATGGGCGAGGTGCTGGAATACGAGGACATCACGCTCGATCCCGAAACACACCGTGTCCACCGCGGCGGCAAGGTGCTGAAGCTCGGGCCGACGGAGTTCCGGCTTCTGACGACGTTCATGGAAAAGCCCGGCCGGGTCTGGAGCCGCGAACAGTTGCTCGACCGGGTCTGGGGGCGCGACATCTACGTCGACACGCGCACAGTGGATGTCCATGTCGGCCGCCTCAGGAAGGCGCTTTGCATTCATGGCGGCGAAGATCCGGTGCGGACGGTGCGCGGTGCGGGGTATGCGCTCGGCTGA
- the phoU gene encoding phosphate signaling complex protein PhoU, protein MSEQHIMRAFDRDLETIQALVMRMGGMVETAILEAAQALETRDEDLAEKVRAGDKAIDALEEKINEEAARLIALRAPTASDLRTVLSVMKIAASLERVGDYAKNMAKRANVLGQMAAVAGAAGSLRRMAKTVVAMLSDALDAYNTRDVALAEDVRNRDRDVDQMYNALFREFLTHMMEDPRNITACMHLHFIAKNVERMGDHATTIAEQVIYLVTGSVPEESRPKADSVTSIGVEGN, encoded by the coding sequence ATGAGCGAACAACATATCATGCGCGCCTTCGACCGCGATCTGGAGACGATCCAGGCCCTGGTCATGAGAATGGGCGGCATGGTCGAAACCGCGATCCTCGAAGCGGCGCAGGCGCTCGAGACCCGCGACGAGGACCTGGCCGAAAAGGTCCGCGCAGGCGACAAGGCCATCGACGCGCTGGAAGAGAAGATCAACGAAGAGGCGGCCCGGCTCATCGCGCTTCGCGCGCCGACGGCGTCGGACCTCCGCACCGTTCTGTCGGTGATGAAGATCGCCGCCAGCCTCGAACGGGTCGGCGACTATGCCAAGAACATGGCCAAGCGGGCCAATGTCCTCGGCCAGATGGCGGCGGTCGCCGGGGCTGCGGGATCGCTTCGGCGAATGGCGAAGACCGTCGTCGCGATGCTCTCGGATGCGCTCGACGCCTACAACACCCGCGACGTGGCCCTGGCCGAGGACGTCCGCAACCGCGACCGCGACGTCGACCAGATGTATAACGCGTTGTTCCGCGAATTCCTGACCCACATGATGGAAGACCCGCGCAACATCACCGCCTGCATGCATCTGCATTTCATCGCCAAGAACGTCGAGCGGATGGGCGACCATGCGACGACGATCGCGGAACAGGTGATCTACCTCGTCACCGGCTCGGTTCCCGAGGAAAGCCGCCCGAAGGCCGACAGCGTGACCTCGATCGGGGTCGAGGGAAACTGA
- the pstB gene encoding phosphate ABC transporter ATP-binding protein PstB gives MDDMRLAEKTVSAAEVKIAARGVQVYYGDNHAIKDVDVDIDDRTVTAFIGPSGCGKSTFLRCLNRMNDTIPICRVEGKITLDGEDIYDKRVDPVQLRAKVGMVFQKPNPFPKSIYDNVAYGPKIHGLNRNKAELDEIVETSLRKAALWNEVKDRLAQPGTGLSGGQQQRLCIARAIATSPEVLLMDEPCSALDPIATAQVEELIDELRSQFSVVIVTHSMQQAARVSQRTAFFHLGNLVEFGETSQIFTNPRDPRTESYITGRIG, from the coding sequence ATGGACGATATGCGACTGGCGGAGAAGACAGTGAGCGCAGCCGAGGTCAAGATCGCCGCGCGGGGCGTGCAGGTCTATTATGGCGACAACCACGCCATCAAGGATGTCGATGTCGACATCGACGACCGGACGGTGACGGCCTTCATCGGGCCGTCGGGTTGCGGAAAGTCGACCTTCCTGCGCTGCCTCAACCGGATGAACGACACGATCCCGATCTGCCGGGTCGAGGGCAAGATCACTCTCGACGGCGAAGACATCTACGACAAGCGCGTCGATCCGGTGCAGCTGCGCGCCAAGGTTGGCATGGTGTTCCAGAAGCCGAACCCCTTCCCGAAATCGATCTACGATAACGTTGCCTATGGTCCGAAGATCCACGGCCTGAACCGCAACAAGGCCGAGCTGGACGAGATCGTCGAAACCTCGCTCAGGAAGGCGGCGCTCTGGAACGAGGTGAAGGACCGGCTCGCCCAGCCCGGCACCGGGCTTTCGGGCGGCCAGCAGCAGCGGCTTTGCATCGCGCGCGCCATCGCGACCTCGCCCGAGGTGCTGCTGATGGACGAACCCTGTTCGGCGCTCGATCCGATCGCCACGGCGCAGGTCGAGGAACTGATCGACGAGCTCCGCTCGCAATTCTCGGTCGTCATCGTGACCCATTCGATGCAGCAGGCCGCCCGCGTGAGCCAGCGCACCGCCTTCTTCCATCTCGGCAACCTCGTCGAATTCGGCGAGACCAGCCAGATCTTCACCAATCCACGCGATCCGCGCACGGAAAGCTACATCACCGGCCGGATCGGCTGA
- the pstA gene encoding phosphate ABC transporter permease PstA — protein sequence MTDATAATPPRHGSLLSADDRTRRRNAAERRFRLYGLVAVGIAIAALIVLLTSILWNGSSAFRQTFLHLDIHLDEKVLDKSGARDIEVMKKVTTIGYGKLIDGALKAMIEAEGIAIEGLSAKDVSDMTSKEAAALVRNRVLAHPDLVGQTVSFKVLANGRIDGYLKGRVTKESAERDSNVSPNQLLLADALRDKGILSRDFNWDFLTAADASELRPEAAGLGVAILGSAYMMIIVLVLSLPIGVATSIYLEEFAPQNRWTDLIEVNISNLAAVPSIVYGILGLAIFINFAGLPQSAPIVGGLVLTLMTLPRIIIPTRAALKSVPPSIREAALGVGASKMQSILHHVLPLAMPGILTGTIIGLAQALGETAPLLLIGMVAFVRDYPGAPPEGFFDPASALPVQVYNWTQRADPAFVERASGAIIVLLVFLLIMNAVAIVLRRKFERRW from the coding sequence ATGACCGACGCCACCGCCGCCACGCCGCCGCGCCACGGCTCGCTTCTGTCGGCCGACGACCGCACGCGCCGACGCAACGCGGCCGAACGCCGCTTCCGCCTCTACGGCCTTGTCGCCGTCGGCATCGCCATCGCGGCACTGATCGTCCTTTTGACCTCGATCCTCTGGAACGGAAGCAGCGCCTTTCGTCAGACCTTCCTGCATCTCGACATCCATCTCGACGAAAAGGTGCTCGACAAATCCGGCGCCCGCGACATCGAGGTGATGAAAAAGGTCACGACCATCGGCTACGGCAAGCTGATCGACGGCGCCTTGAAGGCGATGATCGAAGCCGAAGGGATCGCCATCGAAGGGCTTTCTGCCAAAGACGTGTCCGACATGACCTCCAAGGAGGCGGCCGCGCTGGTCAGGAACCGGGTTCTCGCCCATCCCGATCTCGTCGGGCAGACGGTGTCGTTCAAGGTTCTCGCCAATGGCCGGATCGACGGCTACCTCAAGGGACGGGTGACGAAAGAGAGCGCGGAGCGCGACAGCAACGTCTCGCCCAACCAGCTCCTGCTGGCCGACGCCTTGCGCGACAAGGGCATCCTCAGCCGGGACTTCAACTGGGACTTCCTCACGGCCGCCGACGCCTCCGAGCTTCGACCCGAGGCGGCGGGCCTTGGCGTGGCGATCCTCGGATCGGCCTACATGATGATCATCGTCCTGGTGCTGTCGCTGCCGATCGGCGTCGCCACGTCGATCTATCTTGAGGAATTCGCGCCGCAGAACCGCTGGACCGACCTCATCGAGGTCAACATCTCCAACCTCGCGGCCGTGCCGTCGATCGTTTACGGCATCCTTGGCCTCGCGATCTTCATCAATTTCGCCGGGTTGCCGCAATCCGCGCCGATCGTCGGCGGCCTCGTGCTGACGCTGATGACGCTGCCGCGCATCATCATTCCGACGCGTGCGGCGTTGAAGTCGGTGCCGCCCTCGATCCGCGAAGCCGCGCTTGGCGTCGGTGCGTCGAAGATGCAGTCGATCCTGCACCACGTCCTGCCGCTGGCGATGCCCGGTATCCTGACCGGGACGATCATCGGCCTTGCGCAGGCCCTGGGCGAGACCGCGCCGCTGCTTCTCATCGGCATGGTCGCCTTCGTGCGCGACTATCCGGGGGCCCCGCCAGAGGGATTCTTCGATCCGGCCTCGGCCCTGCCGGTGCAGGTCTACAACTGGACCCAGCGCGCCGATCCGGCCTTTGTCGAACGGGCCTCGGGCGCGATCATCGTGCTCTTGGTCTTCCTACTCATCATGAACGCGGTGGCGATCGTGCTGCGCCGCAAATTCGAACGGCGCTGGTAA
- the pstC gene encoding phosphate ABC transporter permease subunit PstC, whose protein sequence is MSISVLVLIVLAIALAGYVLARRRALALSGGDKRKLHSLIGYYGQTVFLFASVPALLLLGAWLFAQPIVIESRVASIITPADIPEGGSLDLVMSDVRRVAGGLDAVAASDGLSEDQLEAMEADVSTVRARLATVGVALGAEVKPNVFEAATVYREALKSSRLAMAVAVLAVSLAGLALSYRLVRPEFRARIAFEGFLVALLIGASLVAVLTTFGIVASLLFESIHFFQLYPARDFLFSLTWNPQFRGGSDLGIWPLLWGTLYVSFVALLFAVPVGMMIAIYLSEYASKRMRSVAKPAIEILAGIPTIVYGLFALITVGPFLRDYFAQPMGLGSSSSSVMTAGLVMGIMLIPFVSSLSDDVINAVPQSMRDGSYGLGATQSETVRQVILPAALPGIVGAILLAASRAIGETMIVVMGAGAAARLGLNPFEAMTTITVKIVSQLTGDTEFASPETLVAFALGMMLFIFTLGLNVIALVVVRKYREQYE, encoded by the coding sequence ATGAGCATATCCGTCCTCGTCCTGATCGTCCTGGCCATCGCGTTGGCCGGATATGTCCTGGCCCGCCGCCGGGCCCTGGCGCTTTCGGGCGGGGACAAGCGGAAGCTGCATTCGCTGATCGGCTATTACGGCCAGACCGTCTTTCTCTTCGCCTCGGTGCCGGCGCTCCTTCTGCTGGGCGCCTGGCTGTTCGCGCAGCCCATCGTGATCGAGAGTCGGGTCGCGTCGATCATCACCCCGGCCGATATCCCCGAGGGCGGATCGCTCGATCTGGTGATGAGCGACGTGCGCCGGGTCGCGGGCGGCCTCGATGCGGTTGCCGCGTCGGACGGGTTGAGCGAGGACCAGCTTGAGGCAATGGAAGCCGATGTCTCCACCGTCCGCGCCCGGCTCGCCACTGTCGGCGTGGCGCTTGGCGCCGAGGTGAAGCCGAACGTGTTCGAGGCGGCAACGGTCTATCGCGAGGCGCTGAAGTCGTCGCGCCTGGCGATGGCGGTGGCGGTGTTGGCCGTTTCGCTTGCGGGGCTCGCACTGTCCTACCGGCTCGTCCGCCCGGAATTCCGTGCCCGCATCGCCTTCGAGGGCTTCCTCGTCGCGCTCCTGATCGGCGCCTCGCTGGTCGCGGTCCTGACGACTTTCGGCATCGTCGCCTCGCTCCTCTTCGAGAGCATTCATTTCTTCCAGCTTTACCCCGCCAGGGATTTCCTATTCTCGCTGACATGGAACCCGCAGTTCCGGGGCGGCTCCGACCTCGGCATCTGGCCCCTGCTTTGGGGGACGCTCTACGTCTCGTTCGTGGCGCTGCTCTTCGCGGTGCCGGTGGGCATGATGATCGCGATCTACCTTTCGGAATATGCCTCGAAGCGGATGCGGTCGGTGGCGAAGCCGGCGATCGAGATCCTCGCGGGCATTCCGACCATCGTCTACGGTCTTTTCGCGCTGATCACGGTCGGCCCGTTCCTGCGCGACTATTTCGCCCAGCCGATGGGCCTCGGGTCCTCGTCGTCGTCGGTGATGACGGCGGGTCTCGTCATGGGGATCATGCTGATCCCCTTCGTCTCGTCCTTGAGCGATGACGTCATCAACGCGGTGCCGCAATCCATGCGGGACGGATCCTACGGCCTTGGCGCCACGCAGTCCGAGACCGTGCGGCAGGTGATCCTGCCCGCCGCGCTGCCGGGCATCGTCGGCGCGATCCTTCTGGCGGCAAGCCGCGCCATCGGCGAAACGATGATCGTCGTCATGGGGGCAGGCGCCGCCGCGCGTCTGGGCCTCAACCCGTTCGAGGCGATGACCACGATCACCGTGAAGATCGTCAGCCAGCTGACCGGCGATACCGAATTCGCCTCGCCCGAAACGCTGGTCGCCTTCGCGCTCGGGATGATGCTCTTCATCTTCACGCTGGGGTTGAACGTCATCGCGCTGGTCGTGGTGCGCAAATACCGGGAGCAGTACGAATGA
- a CDS encoding substrate-binding domain-containing protein — protein sequence MNTVKFTVSALAMAAAATAADARDQIQIAGSSTVLPYATIVAEAFGENFDFPTPVVEGGGSGAGRKKLCEGVGENTIDIANSSSRIKQSDIDLCTQNGVNEIMEVRIGYDGIVFASDIAGAEFAFTPADWYGALAAKVMKDGALVDNTAKTWADVNPALPAQDILAFIPGTKHGTREVFDVKVLEAGCEATGAAEAMKAAGDEKAEGCLSLRTDGASVDIDGDYTETLARIDANKNAIGVFGLSFYQNNTDKLRVATMDGVVPSTESIASGDYPVSRPLYFYVKTAHLGVIPGLQEYIDFFVSDDMAGPDGPLAEYGLVSDPELAATQEMVAAGTPMAPLN from the coding sequence ATGAACACCGTCAAATTCACCGTTTCGGCGCTTGCCATGGCCGCCGCCGCCACCGCCGCCGACGCCCGCGACCAGATCCAGATCGCCGGTTCCTCGACTGTGCTGCCTTACGCCACGATCGTCGCCGAGGCGTTCGGCGAGAACTTCGACTTCCCGACCCCGGTCGTCGAAGGCGGCGGTTCGGGTGCCGGCCGCAAGAAACTCTGCGAAGGCGTGGGCGAGAACACCATCGACATCGCCAATTCCTCCAGCCGCATCAAGCAGTCGGATATCGACCTCTGCACCCAGAACGGCGTGAACGAGATCATGGAAGTGCGCATCGGCTATGACGGCATCGTCTTCGCCTCGGACATCGCCGGCGCCGAATTCGCCTTCACCCCCGCCGACTGGTACGGCGCGCTGGCCGCGAAGGTGATGAAGGACGGCGCGCTTGTCGACAACACCGCGAAGACCTGGGCCGACGTGAACCCGGCGCTTCCCGCGCAGGACATCCTCGCCTTCATCCCGGGCACCAAGCACGGCACCCGTGAAGTCTTCGACGTGAAGGTGCTGGAAGCGGGCTGCGAGGCCACCGGCGCCGCCGAAGCCATGAAGGCCGCAGGCGACGAGAAGGCCGAAGGCTGCCTGTCGCTGCGCACCGACGGCGCGTCGGTCGATATCGACGGCGACTATACCGAGACGCTGGCCCGCATCGACGCCAACAAGAACGCCATCGGCGTGTTCGGCCTGTCGTTCTACCAGAACAACACCGACAAGCTGCGCGTCGCCACGATGGACGGCGTCGTCCCGTCGACCGAGAGCATCGCCTCGGGCGATTATCCGGTCTCGCGTCCCCTCTACTTCTACGTCAAGACGGCGCATCTCGGCGTGATCCCGGGCCTGCAGGAATACATCGACTTCTTCGTCTCCGACGACATGGCTGGCCCCGATGGTCCGCTCGCCGAATACGGCCTCGTCTCGGATCCGGAGCTTGCGGCGACGCAGGAAATGGTTGCGGCCGGCACCCCGATGGCTCCGCTGAACTGA
- a CDS encoding ATP-binding protein, which yields MQRTDTQVILEAVPTALVLVGADQRVVAANQPATALFGLALEGRSCSAFLRHPDFLNGLEACLSDGERRTARIVMTGPASETHLALTFSALPVGGRRGVLVAFEDLTALEHAVAMRRDFVANVSHELRTPLTALVGFIETLRGAARDDPAARERFLGIMERESGRMIRLVNDLLSLSRVEAEERRRPAEQVEIVGLLRSTLATHRDQARAAGIELRLEAGEDRVTLRADSDQLTQVFHNLVENAVKYGGSGNEVIVRVSRLQREPVLRGPAVQVEVIDRGEGIDPLHLPRLTERFYRVDSDRSREKGGTGLGLAIVKHIVNRHRGRFRIESDVGKGSRFIVILPAE from the coding sequence ATGCAGAGGACCGATACACAGGTAATCCTCGAGGCGGTACCGACGGCGCTTGTACTGGTCGGTGCCGATCAGCGGGTCGTCGCCGCGAACCAGCCGGCGACCGCGCTGTTCGGCCTTGCGCTCGAAGGCCGGTCATGCAGCGCGTTCCTGCGCCATCCGGACTTCCTGAACGGGCTGGAGGCCTGCCTGTCCGACGGCGAAAGGCGCACGGCGCGGATCGTCATGACCGGCCCGGCAAGCGAGACGCATCTGGCGTTGACCTTCTCGGCCCTGCCCGTCGGCGGAAGGCGGGGCGTCCTCGTCGCGTTCGAGGATCTGACCGCGCTTGAGCACGCGGTGGCGATGCGGCGCGACTTCGTCGCCAATGTCAGCCACGAACTCCGAACCCCGCTGACCGCGCTGGTCGGCTTCATCGAGACGCTGCGGGGCGCCGCGCGCGACGATCCGGCGGCGCGCGAGCGATTCCTTGGCATCATGGAACGCGAATCCGGCCGGATGATCCGGTTGGTGAATGATCTTCTGTCGCTGAGCCGGGTCGAGGCGGAGGAACGCCGCCGGCCGGCCGAACAGGTGGAGATCGTCGGCCTCCTGCGCTCCACGCTCGCCACGCACCGGGATCAGGCCCGGGCCGCCGGCATCGAGCTGCGGCTGGAGGCGGGCGAGGACCGGGTGACGCTCAGGGCCGATTCCGACCAGTTGACGCAGGTCTTTCATAACCTCGTCGAGAATGCCGTGAAGTATGGCGGTTCGGGAAATGAGGTCATTGTCCGCGTGTCCAGACTGCAACGCGAGCCGGTGCTGCGCGGTCCCGCCGTGCAGGTCGAGGTTATCGACCGCGGCGAGGGGATCGACCCCTTGCACCTGCCGCGTCTCACCGAGCGATTCTACCGGGTTGATAGCGACCGGTCGCGCGAAAAGGGCGGCACCGGCCTTGGCCTCGCCATCGTGAAACATATCGTCAACCGCCACCGAGGCCGGTTCCGAATCGAAAGCGACGTGGGAAAAGGCAGCCGATTCATCGTGATCCTGCCGGCGGAATGA